The following is a genomic window from Amycolatopsis sp. BJA-103.
CGGGCCGTAAACCGCGGCGACGGATTCGAAGAGCAGATCAGCCGACGGCCGGACGAACTTCACCCTGTCCACCGTGGACAGACTGAGCCTGCCACCGGGATTCACCAGCAGATGACGGTCCGGCGGCGCGAGGTAGACGACGCCCGGCCTGATGACGTCGTCCGACTCGGCCAGCTTGATCCTCAACCCGGACCGGCGGTCGAGGATGTCGGCGAGGATGGTGTCGTGGCGCGGATCGAGGTGCTGGACGATGACCAAGGGCACGGGGAAACCGGCGGGCAGAGCGCCGAGCACCTCGAGCAGTGCCTTGACTCCGCCCGCCGAAGATCCGAAGGCGACGATCTCGTAGTCCGCCACCCGGAGACGGCTGGGGCCGAGCATCTTCCGATCGTAGTGCTCCGAGGCTAGGCGGAACCGCCGATGCGCCGGATGATCTTGGCGAGAATCCCCGTGACCACCATCCAGAAAACCGCGGCGATGCCGTAGTTGATCAGCACGCGGAGCTTGGCGTCCTCGGGCATGAAGAGGTCCTTGAAGCCCAGCAGCAGCCCTTCGGCCCAGCCGCGGACGAACGACACGATGCCGTTGTCGGCGTTCGCCTCGCCGATCACGAAGACGACGTGCAGGACCAGGATCGCGGCGAAGATCAGGCCGACCCAGCGGACGACGCTCGCCAGTATCCCGGCCGCGCGACCGCCTCCCGCTCGCCAGTCGACCTTGCGCCGGGTCTTCTGATCAGCGGTTTCCTTCTCTTCAGCGTGCTCGCCCATGCCGGGCAGTGTGGCACGCCGCCTGGTCCGATTGCTACCCGCGAGTAACCCGAATGGGCGCCCCTGGCGGTCACGGTTCGATCGCGGCCCGGGTTTCCTTTCGGGAGATCTCGCGGTTAAGGTGGCGTCGTGGCTCGAGCTCTCCTGCTTCGCTGCCGCGACGGGGCCTGATCTGACCGGCTCCCCGTCGCGGGGCTTCGTGGTGCCGGTCGTCGCACCCGATTCTTCAGGAGAACCGTCCCCTCATGAGCATCCGTAAGCCCACGCGCCCGGCCCCTTCCGAGCAGGCCCCGTGGAACACCCAGCGCGGCACTTCGATGCCCGTTCATCGCTATCGCCCCTGGTCCGAGCTGGTCGAGGACATCGACCTGCCCGACCGCACCTGGCCGGACAAGCGCATCGACACCGCGCCGCTGTGGTGCGCGGTCGACCTGCGTGACGGCAACCAGGCCCTGATCGACCCGATGTCTCCCGCGCGCAAGCGCAAGTTCTTCGACCTGCTGGTCCGCATGGGCTACAAGGAGATCGAGGTCGGCTTCCCGGCGGCTTCGCAGACCGACTTCGACTTCGTCCGCGAGATCATCGACGAGGGCGCCATCCCGGACGACGTCAGCATCCAGGTACTGACCCAGTGCCGTCCCGAGCTGATCGAGCGCACCTTCAAGGCGCTCGAAGGGGCGCCGCGCGCGATCGTCCACATCTACAACTCGACGTCGATCCTGCAGCGCCGCGTGGTGTTCCGCGAGGAGCGCATCGGCATCACGAAGATCGCTTCGCAGGCGGCCGAGCTGGTCGTCGACTACGCGGCGAAGCAGCCGGACACCGACTTCCGCTTCCAGTACTCGCCGGAGTCCTACACCGGCACCGAGCTGTCCTACGCGCTCGAGGTCTGCAACACGGTCACCGAGATCTGGCAGCCGACGCCGGAGAAGCCGGTCATCCTGAACCTGCCCGCCACCGTCGAGATGGCTTCGCCGAACATCTACGCCGACTCGATCGAGTGGATGCACCGCAACCTGGAGCGCCGCGATTCGGTGATCCTGTCGCTGCACCCGCACAACGACCGCGGCACCGGCATCGCCGCCGCCGAGCTGGGCTTCCAGGCCGGCGCGGACCGGATCGAAGGCTGCCTGTTCGGCAACGGCGAGCGCACCGGCAACGTCGACCTGGTCGCGCTGGGCATGAACCTCTACAGCCAGGGCGTCGACCCGCAGATCGACTTCTCCGACATGGACGAGATCAAGCGGACCGTCGAATACTGCAACCAGCTGCCGGTGCACGAACGCAGCCCGTGGGCGGGCGACCTGGTGTTCACCGCGTTCTCCGGCAGCCACCAGGACGCGATCAACAAGGGTCTCGACGCGATGAAGGCCGCCGCCGACAAGGCGGGGACGCCGGTCGACGAGCACCCGTGGGAGGTCCCGTACCTGCCGATCGACCCGAAGGACATCGGCCGCAACTACGAGGCCGTGATCCGGGTGAACTCGCAGTCCGGCAAGGGCGGCGTCGCCTACATCATGAAGGCCGAGCACCAGCTCGACCTGCCGCGGCGCCTGCAGATCGAGTTCTCGAAGGTCGTCCAGCGCCACACCGACACCGAGGGCGGCGAGGTCGACCCGACCACGATGTGGAACGCGTTCTCGGCCGAGTACCTGGAGCTGAAGACGCCGCTGGAGCTGGTGCGCCAGCACGTCAGGGACAACGGCGACGGCGAGTACGACATCACCGCCACCGTGCGGGTCGAGGGTGACGAGCACGAGGTCACCGGTCGCGGGAACGGGCCGATCGCGGCCTTCTTCGACTCGCTGTCGACGGTCGGGTTCGACCTGCGGCTGCTGGACTACAGCGAGCACACGCTCTCGCCGGGCGACGACGCGCGGGCGGCGTCGTACATCGAGTGCGCGATCTCCGACCGGGTGTACTGGGGCATCGGGATCGACCCGTCGATCGTGACCGCCTCGCTGCGGGCCGTCGTCTCGGCGGTGAACCGGGCGAACCGCTAGCGCTCAGCCGAAGGGGCCTTTCACCGCATGCGATGCGGTGAAGGGCCCTTTCGCTGCATGCGATGCGG
Proteins encoded in this region:
- a CDS encoding chemotaxis protein CheB — its product is MLGPSRLRVADYEIVAFGSSAGGVKALLEVLGALPAGFPVPLVIVQHLDPRHDTILADILDRRSGLRIKLAESDDVIRPGVVYLAPPDRHLLVNPGGRLSLSTVDRVKFVRPSADLLFESVAAVYGPSALVCVLTGTGSDGAAGAGMVKSRGGTVVSEDPETAEFKGMPQAVTKSVSVDLVLPLDQIAGALVGLVEGTRTL
- the leuA gene encoding 2-isopropylmalate synthase: MSIRKPTRPAPSEQAPWNTQRGTSMPVHRYRPWSELVEDIDLPDRTWPDKRIDTAPLWCAVDLRDGNQALIDPMSPARKRKFFDLLVRMGYKEIEVGFPAASQTDFDFVREIIDEGAIPDDVSIQVLTQCRPELIERTFKALEGAPRAIVHIYNSTSILQRRVVFREERIGITKIASQAAELVVDYAAKQPDTDFRFQYSPESYTGTELSYALEVCNTVTEIWQPTPEKPVILNLPATVEMASPNIYADSIEWMHRNLERRDSVILSLHPHNDRGTGIAAAELGFQAGADRIEGCLFGNGERTGNVDLVALGMNLYSQGVDPQIDFSDMDEIKRTVEYCNQLPVHERSPWAGDLVFTAFSGSHQDAINKGLDAMKAAADKAGTPVDEHPWEVPYLPIDPKDIGRNYEAVIRVNSQSGKGGVAYIMKAEHQLDLPRRLQIEFSKVVQRHTDTEGGEVDPTTMWNAFSAEYLELKTPLELVRQHVRDNGDGEYDITATVRVEGDEHEVTGRGNGPIAAFFDSLSTVGFDLRLLDYSEHTLSPGDDARAASYIECAISDRVYWGIGIDPSIVTASLRAVVSAVNRANR